Proteins from a single region of Leptospira brenneri:
- a CDS encoding flagellar basal body P-ring protein FlgI: MGFMNRNLSYLEFKMEVSLYFRKPLVALVVFFFATLPSFAVETRLKDLVRIDAVRENQLTGFGLVVGLNGTGDTKNPLTEEALQNYLSGLGVNTKKNLRDAKNTASVLITANVPVNLREGDKIDILVSSLGDARSLEGGVLLQSPLKAGNGEIIAVASGVLVFGGKEKKRGGADKKSGSNTALVPMGAILEKSVPNAPVTKSVKLTLLEKDYTTMGAIVDAITSELAVVPEVVSPTEVLVPLPLKPNGQNAAGELVTGEPKLDLNFLSRLENLSVNSSPVARVVINERTGTIVMGANIAIDEVAISQQGLSIQIASRDKARYFFPIQDEGKGESVFVLKETTQVSDVVGALNKVGASTRDIISILEALKKQGALKAELVIQ; this comes from the coding sequence ATGGGTTTTATGAATAGAAATTTATCCTACCTAGAGTTTAAAATGGAAGTTTCCCTTTATTTTAGAAAACCTCTTGTGGCACTAGTTGTTTTTTTCTTTGCCACACTCCCTAGTTTTGCTGTGGAAACAAGGCTCAAGGATTTAGTCAGGATTGATGCTGTACGTGAAAACCAACTCACTGGGTTTGGACTTGTGGTGGGACTAAACGGAACAGGAGACACAAAAAATCCGCTCACGGAAGAAGCCTTACAAAATTATTTATCTGGTCTTGGTGTGAATACCAAAAAGAACTTGAGAGATGCTAAAAATACAGCTTCTGTTCTCATCACAGCCAATGTTCCAGTGAATTTAAGGGAAGGAGATAAGATAGACATTCTTGTTTCCTCATTGGGAGATGCTCGTTCTTTAGAGGGTGGTGTTTTATTACAGTCTCCATTGAAGGCTGGAAACGGAGAAATCATTGCTGTGGCTTCCGGCGTACTCGTGTTTGGTGGAAAAGAGAAAAAACGAGGTGGAGCTGATAAAAAATCGGGCTCGAACACGGCTCTTGTCCCCATGGGTGCGATTTTAGAAAAATCGGTTCCCAATGCCCCAGTCACAAAATCGGTGAAACTCACCTTATTAGAAAAAGATTATACTACTATGGGTGCCATTGTGGACGCCATCACTTCGGAACTGGCGGTGGTTCCGGAAGTGGTTTCTCCAACGGAAGTGCTTGTCCCTTTGCCATTAAAACCGAATGGTCAGAATGCTGCTGGAGAACTTGTCACAGGGGAACCTAAATTAGATTTAAATTTTCTTTCTCGATTAGAAAACTTAAGCGTCAATTCCTCTCCCGTGGCTCGTGTGGTGATCAACGAAAGAACAGGAACCATCGTGATGGGAGCCAATATTGCCATCGACGAGGTTGCCATTTCCCAACAAGGTCTCAGCATCCAAATTGCGAGTAGGGACAAGGCTCGGTATTTTTTTCCCATCCAAGATGAGGGAAAGGGTGAATCTGTTTTCGTTTTGAAAGAAACCACACAAGTCTCCGATGTGGTCGGAGCTCTGAACAAAGTGGGAGCATCCACTCGGGATATTATCTCTATTTTGGAAGCTTTGAAAAAACAAGGAGCCCTAAAAGCAGAACTTGTGATTCAGTAA
- a CDS encoding flagellar basal body L-ring protein FlgH: MKPKIHIDSKLNSHSNLSNEVEGKRKSNMNVSFGKKFLITFFELVVIGIFALTGLTFLSADSLWKDKDPYSYPKTIQPGTVVKVVLKNGLRVEYESEYKATFDNDIKTVPDKKLVPDLPAYNSNSTYMRSKVGKSKSQGKVVGVMAVLVTGIDPGTGNLELEGSKVFNLSEERINLRLSGTISPEDLDKNRFISSDLIVNLRVEYQGTLNPKELTNPNVQMKRITNPDGSVTEKAELSESEKQEIILKNIKRLLGESE, encoded by the coding sequence ATGAAACCAAAGATTCATATAGATTCAAAATTAAATTCTCATTCAAATTTAAGTAATGAAGTAGAGGGAAAAAGAAAATCCAACATGAACGTGTCATTTGGCAAAAAATTTCTCATCACCTTTTTTGAGTTAGTGGTCATTGGTATTTTTGCTCTGACGGGTCTCACCTTTCTTTCTGCAGATTCCTTATGGAAAGACAAAGATCCGTATTCTTATCCTAAAACCATCCAACCGGGAACCGTGGTAAAGGTGGTTTTAAAAAACGGGCTTCGCGTGGAATATGAATCGGAATACAAAGCTACCTTTGATAATGATATCAAGACTGTTCCGGATAAAAAGTTAGTTCCTGACCTACCGGCTTATAACTCCAATTCCACATATATGAGATCCAAAGTGGGAAAGTCAAAATCTCAAGGGAAAGTTGTCGGGGTGATGGCGGTTCTTGTGACAGGGATTGATCCTGGAACGGGAAATTTGGAACTAGAAGGCAGTAAGGTTTTTAACTTATCTGAAGAAAGAATTAACCTTCGTTTATCGGGAACGATTTCTCCGGAAGATCTTGATAAAAACCGTTTTATTTCCAGTGATTTAATTGTCAACTTGCGTGTGGAATACCAAGGAACTTTGAATCCGAAAGAACTGACAAATCCGAATGTCCAAATGAAACGAATCACAAATCCCGACGGAAGCGTAACCGAAAAAGCAGAACTGTCAGAATCAGAAAAACAAGAAATCATTTTAAAGAATATCAAACGACTCTTAGGTGAAAGTGAGTAA
- the flgA gene encoding flagellar basal body P-ring formation chaperone FlgA — protein MKLRFLILFSLVFSLSLMAKEKENRLYLKPKTIVGGSEIRLSDFTNWKGNWNPVLFQNLNSPLLLEPETLKESLNSRYRKETGEEVAFEVMGKEGILLPKTDIVSKKELERSLWKDLKESVGSTLGDEGESFRLSSEKESIQSITGTKLVWRNTGRTLHAGKRLFPLDYYFEGRMVHSESVPFLIEEKKKAYFTTKEIPSKSVLTEDDIEIRSFFTADHNREYIEENPVGKTALGVLGADMAIEKKQVRTLHTIERGQEVQLVYTAGNLLLKIKTRALASGNRGDEIPVLNLASQKIIRARVQNEGICLLEEI, from the coding sequence ATGAAACTTAGGTTTCTAATCCTTTTTAGTTTGGTTTTTTCTTTGTCTCTTATGGCAAAGGAAAAGGAGAATCGTCTCTATCTAAAACCCAAAACCATTGTGGGTGGTAGTGAGATCCGTTTGTCCGATTTTACGAACTGGAAAGGAAACTGGAACCCTGTTTTGTTTCAAAATCTGAATTCACCTCTTCTATTAGAACCGGAAACATTAAAAGAATCACTGAATTCTCGTTATCGAAAAGAAACGGGAGAAGAAGTTGCCTTCGAAGTGATGGGAAAAGAGGGGATTCTACTCCCCAAAACTGACATTGTTTCTAAAAAAGAATTGGAACGATCTCTTTGGAAAGATTTGAAAGAATCTGTTGGATCCACTCTCGGAGATGAGGGGGAATCCTTTCGATTGAGTTCAGAAAAAGAATCCATTCAAAGCATTACGGGCACAAAACTTGTGTGGAGAAATACGGGTCGCACCCTCCATGCAGGAAAACGTCTTTTTCCATTGGATTATTATTTTGAAGGGAGGATGGTGCATTCGGAATCCGTTCCTTTTCTCATTGAAGAAAAGAAAAAAGCCTATTTTACCACAAAAGAAATTCCATCCAAATCCGTGTTAACTGAGGATGATATAGAAATTCGATCTTTTTTTACTGCTGACCATAACAGAGAATATATAGAAGAAAACCCTGTTGGTAAAACGGCTCTCGGTGTTTTGGGTGCAGACATGGCCATTGAAAAAAAACAAGTAAGGACTCTTCATACCATTGAAAGAGGACAAGAAGTGCAACTTGTGTATACTGCTGGTAACCTTTTATTAAAGATCAAAACAAGGGCTCTCGCTTCAGGAAATAGAGGGGATGAAATCCCTGTTCTCAACTTAGCATCGCAAAAAATCATCAGAGCTCGTGTACAAAATGAAGGGATTTGCCTTCTGGAAGAGATTTAA
- the flgG gene encoding flagellar basal-body rod protein FlgG, which translates to MMRSLWTGATGMIAQQFHIDTVANNLANVNTTGFKKNRVDFEDLVYQHQVLAGTPATSVSEIPTGVNVGHGVKVAATQKLFEIGSFQATGNKLDLALTGEMAFFKIQMPDGTFSYSRDGSFKIDSNQQVVTSNGYLLEPPIILPENAILNTLMVSEEGEVTVKIGNDIRPTTIGQLELYRFVNPAGLQAVGKNLFRETVASGPEIPGMPSQEGYGSVLQGFLEMSNVKIVEEMVNMIVAQRAYESNSKTIQTSDNMLSTAIGLKR; encoded by the coding sequence ATGATGCGATCCCTTTGGACCGGTGCGACCGGGATGATTGCCCAACAATTCCACATTGATACCGTTGCCAATAACCTTGCCAACGTAAACACAACTGGTTTTAAAAAGAACCGTGTGGATTTTGAAGATTTAGTTTACCAACACCAAGTACTTGCGGGAACACCAGCCACCTCTGTTTCCGAAATTCCTACTGGTGTGAATGTGGGTCATGGAGTAAAGGTCGCCGCCACACAGAAGTTATTTGAAATCGGATCTTTCCAAGCCACAGGAAATAAACTGGATCTTGCCCTTACCGGTGAGATGGCATTTTTTAAAATCCAAATGCCCGATGGAACCTTCTCGTATTCACGAGACGGATCTTTTAAAATCGACTCGAACCAACAAGTCGTTACCTCTAACGGATATTTGTTGGAACCGCCGATCATCCTTCCTGAAAATGCCATCCTCAATACGTTAATGGTTTCCGAAGAAGGGGAAGTCACAGTAAAAATCGGAAATGACATTCGTCCGACGACCATTGGACAGTTGGAACTATACCGATTTGTAAACCCAGCCGGCCTCCAAGCCGTAGGGAAAAACTTATTTAGAGAAACTGTGGCTTCTGGTCCTGAAATTCCTGGAATGCCTTCCCAAGAAGGATATGGAAGTGTCCTCCAAGGTTTTCTTGAAATGAGTAACGTAAAAATCGTAGAAGAGATGGTGAATATGATTGTGGCTCAAAGGGCCTACGAATCCAATTCAAAAACCATCCAAACCTCGGATAACATGCTTTCTACGGCCATTGGACTCAAACGTTAA
- the dut gene encoding dUTP diphosphatase, producing MKPPIVSLQILKPGAVIPEYKTSGSAGMDLAACLDKDLVLPKGEVVFVPTGLAMSIPDGYEGQIRPRSGFSTKNRILMPNSPGTIDSDYRGEILIPLLNLSGADFVLEPGTRVAQIVFQAVGQLSLQVVTELSVTERGTGGFGSTGK from the coding sequence ATGAAACCTCCAATTGTATCTCTCCAAATTTTAAAACCAGGGGCAGTGATCCCTGAATACAAAACATCCGGTTCTGCCGGAATGGACCTTGCGGCCTGCCTTGACAAAGATCTAGTTTTGCCGAAAGGCGAAGTGGTTTTTGTTCCGACTGGCCTTGCGATGAGTATCCCCGATGGGTATGAAGGGCAAATCCGACCAAGAAGTGGATTTTCTACCAAGAATCGCATCCTTATGCCCAATAGTCCTGGAACCATCGATTCTGATTACCGGGGGGAGATCCTCATCCCTCTTTTGAATTTGAGCGGGGCAGACTTTGTTTTGGAACCGGGAACTCGGGTGGCTCAGATTGTGTTCCAAGCGGTGGGCCAGCTTTCCCTCCAGGTGGTGACAGAACTGTCGGTCACGGAAAGGGGAACGGGTGGGTTCGGAAGCACAGGAAAATAA
- a CDS encoding M16 family metallopeptidase produces the protein MASVIECKRTVLPNGLTVLFQSMKHASSMGVGVFLKQGSLAETNSEHGYFHFLEHMLFKDTVNRTSKEIAESIERVGGILNGSTGREYTQYYVVAIKDQAELAFDILSDMLFRPLFRKEDIHVEKGVIMEEMRSYEDAPDDFVYDYYFRNIFGKSPYGRDIIGTKRSVTGVSEKSIRTFFEKHYFPKNMVISVSGNFTWEKILDLTNKYFSFENPAGKNPTELIIPSPKKSYSKHLERRKIEQFHIMLGVNGNQRDYRTVTVTQLISTILGGGMASRLFQNIREKEGLCYSIYSFPSYYKTTGLFSISSATSKEKAARCVELILKELESISKNGFSKSELADAKSNQMGSIAIGYELPENRMNNIGLQEIYYGKYFSLEDRMKSIKSVTLEEINETAKQLFDLKKVHLSCVGDMSESQFSKIPVQL, from the coding sequence ATGGCATCCGTCATTGAATGCAAACGAACCGTACTGCCAAATGGCCTTACGGTTCTCTTCCAATCTATGAAACACGCATCTTCTATGGGGGTGGGTGTTTTTTTGAAACAGGGCAGTCTTGCCGAAACCAATTCTGAACATGGATACTTCCATTTTTTAGAGCATATGCTCTTTAAAGACACTGTGAATCGAACGAGTAAAGAAATTGCTGAATCGATTGAACGTGTGGGTGGTATCTTAAATGGTTCTACTGGACGTGAATACACACAGTATTATGTAGTTGCGATCAAAGACCAAGCCGAACTTGCCTTCGATATCCTTTCCGATATGTTATTTCGACCACTGTTTCGTAAGGAAGACATCCATGTCGAAAAAGGTGTCATCATGGAAGAAATGCGTTCCTATGAAGATGCTCCTGATGATTTTGTTTATGATTATTACTTTCGTAATATTTTTGGAAAGTCACCTTACGGCCGTGATATCATTGGAACAAAAAGATCAGTCACCGGAGTGAGTGAAAAATCCATTCGCACTTTTTTTGAAAAACATTATTTTCCAAAAAATATGGTGATTTCCGTTTCTGGAAATTTCACTTGGGAAAAGATTTTAGATCTTACAAATAAATACTTCTCTTTTGAAAATCCTGCGGGCAAAAATCCTACAGAGCTTATCATTCCATCACCTAAAAAAAGTTATTCGAAACATTTGGAACGTCGTAAAATCGAACAGTTTCATATTATGCTTGGGGTGAATGGAAACCAGAGGGATTACCGAACTGTCACTGTGACTCAACTCATTTCTACCATCCTTGGTGGGGGTATGGCATCTCGGCTTTTCCAAAACATCCGTGAAAAAGAAGGCCTTTGTTATAGCATTTATAGTTTTCCTTCTTATTACAAAACCACAGGGCTTTTTTCGATTTCATCCGCCACTTCCAAAGAAAAAGCGGCTCGTTGTGTGGAGCTCATTCTAAAAGAACTAGAATCCATTTCTAAAAATGGATTCTCCAAATCAGAGTTAGCGGATGCAAAATCCAACCAAATGGGTTCGATTGCGATTGGTTATGAACTCCCAGAAAACCGAATGAATAATATTGGTCTTCAGGAAATCTATTACGGAAAGTATTTCTCTTTGGAAGACAGGATGAAGTCAATCAAGTCGGTCACCTTAGAGGAAATCAATGAAACCGCCAAACAACTCTTTGATCTAAAAAAAGTGCATTTGTCCTGTGTGGGTGATATGTCGGAAAGCCAATTCTCGAAAATTCCCGTTCAGTTATAA
- the pnp gene encoding polyribonucleotide nucleotidyltransferase: MATEFTGSWGRDSITIETGKWAKQAHGSVVYKTGNLVLLATVCAADEPKDGQDFFPLTCEYSEKAYSVGRFPGGYFKREAKPAEHEVLLSRIIDRPIRPMFPEGYFSEVQLLVQVLSADKQVSVQGHAINAASAALSVSPIPFAGPIAGARIGRINGEFVLNPTNEEITKSDLDLVVAGTKDAIVMIEGEANEISKEDMMAALRFAQEQLKVAVAMQEELAKKNGTVKKEVVLKAPDKDLHQKIRDFAYDRLAAANKNADKAKRNDDIKAINKETVEHFKTLLAPEDKSKDIKHFLHELEYEVVRELVLGEGIRFDGRKTNEIRQISCEIDVLPGPHGSAVFTRGQTQSLGVMTLGTTSDNQRYETLEGSKEKNFMLHYNFPAFSVGEVRRNSGPGRREIGHGNLAERAIKKVLPTQADFPYVIRIVSEILESNGSSSMASVCSGTLALMAGGVPISNPVSGIAMGLFSDEKGRFAVLSDIAGIEDHFGDMDFKLAGTKKGITAFQMDLKVNGLGLEVLQKAIEQAEVGRDHILGEMNKSISSVKGNLSLNAPRITLKQIPKDRIGELIGPGGKMIRAIIEQSGSEISVDDTGKVTIASPSETSKEKAIAMIDGIFEEIEVGKIYEGVIKRIADFGAFVEILPGKEGLCHISKLDVKRVQSVRDIVSEGDKIQVKVISVDKMGKIDLSRKDVLLDN, from the coding sequence ATGGCTACAGAGTTTACTGGTTCTTGGGGTAGAGACTCTATCACCATTGAGACCGGCAAGTGGGCGAAACAAGCGCACGGGTCGGTTGTATACAAAACCGGAAATTTGGTTCTCCTTGCCACTGTTTGTGCTGCAGACGAACCAAAAGATGGACAAGATTTTTTCCCACTCACTTGCGAATATTCTGAAAAAGCCTACTCAGTAGGACGTTTTCCTGGTGGATACTTCAAACGCGAAGCAAAACCCGCAGAACACGAAGTATTACTTTCTCGAATTATCGACAGACCCATTCGCCCTATGTTCCCAGAAGGATACTTCTCGGAAGTCCAACTTCTTGTACAAGTATTATCTGCAGACAAACAAGTATCTGTCCAAGGCCATGCGATTAACGCAGCTTCGGCGGCTCTTTCTGTTTCTCCTATTCCATTTGCAGGCCCAATTGCCGGTGCTCGTATTGGTCGTATTAATGGAGAATTTGTTCTCAACCCAACCAATGAAGAAATTACAAAATCTGATTTGGATTTGGTAGTTGCGGGAACCAAAGACGCCATTGTGATGATCGAAGGGGAAGCAAACGAAATTTCCAAAGAAGATATGATGGCTGCACTTCGTTTTGCCCAAGAACAACTGAAAGTTGCTGTGGCAATGCAAGAAGAATTAGCAAAGAAAAATGGAACGGTAAAAAAGGAAGTTGTTTTAAAAGCTCCAGACAAAGACCTCCATCAAAAAATTCGTGACTTTGCTTATGACCGTTTGGCTGCTGCAAACAAAAATGCAGACAAAGCAAAACGTAATGACGATATCAAAGCCATTAATAAAGAAACTGTAGAACATTTTAAAACTCTACTTGCTCCAGAAGACAAATCAAAAGACATCAAACATTTCCTACATGAATTAGAATACGAAGTGGTCCGCGAACTCGTGCTTGGCGAAGGAATTCGTTTTGACGGTCGTAAAACCAATGAAATTCGTCAAATTTCTTGTGAGATTGATGTCCTTCCTGGACCGCATGGTTCGGCTGTGTTTACGAGAGGACAAACTCAATCTTTGGGTGTGATGACTCTTGGAACTACTTCCGACAACCAAAGATACGAAACTTTGGAAGGTTCGAAAGAAAAGAACTTTATGTTGCACTATAATTTCCCTGCATTCTCTGTCGGGGAAGTAAGACGTAACTCTGGTCCAGGTCGTCGTGAAATTGGTCACGGAAATCTAGCAGAACGCGCGATTAAAAAAGTCCTCCCAACACAAGCTGACTTTCCTTATGTGATTCGAATTGTTTCTGAAATTTTAGAATCCAATGGATCTTCGTCTATGGCTTCCGTTTGTTCGGGAACCTTAGCCCTTATGGCTGGTGGAGTTCCGATTTCAAACCCAGTGTCTGGAATTGCAATGGGACTTTTCAGTGATGAAAAAGGCCGGTTTGCCGTTCTTTCTGACATTGCTGGAATTGAAGACCACTTTGGTGATATGGACTTCAAACTAGCAGGAACCAAAAAAGGAATCACAGCTTTCCAAATGGACCTCAAAGTCAATGGACTTGGTTTGGAAGTTTTACAAAAAGCCATCGAACAAGCCGAAGTAGGTCGTGACCATATCCTCGGAGAAATGAACAAATCCATTTCCTCTGTGAAAGGTAATTTGAGTCTTAATGCCCCACGCATCACTCTCAAACAAATTCCTAAAGATCGAATTGGTGAACTCATTGGTCCTGGTGGTAAAATGATCCGAGCGATCATCGAACAATCAGGATCGGAAATTTCTGTGGATGATACAGGAAAGGTAACCATTGCCTCTCCAAGTGAAACGTCAAAAGAAAAAGCCATTGCCATGATTGATGGAATCTTTGAAGAGATCGAAGTAGGAAAAATCTACGAAGGTGTCATCAAACGAATTGCTGACTTTGGTGCTTTTGTGGAAATTTTGCCAGGTAAAGAAGGACTCTGCCATATCTCTAAACTAGATGTGAAACGAGTGCAATCTGTTCGTGATATTGTTTCCGAAGGGGACAAAATCCAGGTGAAGGTAATTTCCGTTGATAAAATGGGAAAAATTGACCTTTCCCGTAAGGATGTTCTTTTAGACAACTAA
- the rpsO gene encoding 30S ribosomal protein S15: MITKEQKQQIIATFGSKPNDTGSAEVQIALLDSRIKDLTEHFKANKKDFHSRRGLIALVNQRKSLLEYLKRSNVESYKKLIEKLGLRK, encoded by the coding sequence ATGATCACAAAAGAACAAAAACAGCAGATCATTGCTACATTCGGTAGCAAACCAAACGACACAGGTTCTGCAGAAGTACAAATCGCTCTTCTCGACTCTCGAATCAAAGACCTTACTGAGCATTTCAAAGCGAATAAGAAGGACTTTCACTCTCGCCGCGGTCTAATCGCATTGGTGAACCAGAGAAAGAGTTTGTTGGAATACCTTAAAAGATCCAACGTAGAAAGTTATAAAAAGCTGATTGAAAAACTCGGCCTTAGGAAGTAA
- the truB gene encoding tRNA pseudouridine(55) synthase TruB, which translates to MSKPYHSGFLFVYKPPGITSSDLVLKTKRILGQKSVGHTGTLDRFAEGLLILPCGDYTAFSQVFLGKDKSYFAEVVVGLKTDSGDPDGVVEVDTRETISSRWESEFPMERLEEELGNLTRLTSQKAPKISALKVGGKRQSDLVREGSPVEEKERPISIYKVEDIQKTNQGFSFRIHVSSGTYIRKIVLDLSEKWGIPLSLGRLVRESIGEYDLKGVKPLGEISHFDLRNWKEVFPLPIRTVDEAEKKAVIHGGYIWDKLPKAEENGFYILDSDETTILAWCSYEGKPEHIPYRYRKVFFDPGSKIMFSK; encoded by the coding sequence ATGTCTAAACCCTATCACTCTGGATTTTTATTTGTCTACAAACCTCCAGGGATCACGAGTTCCGATTTAGTTCTCAAAACCAAACGGATCTTAGGTCAAAAATCTGTGGGTCATACAGGAACTCTCGACCGATTTGCCGAAGGATTACTCATTCTCCCTTGCGGTGACTATACTGCTTTCTCTCAAGTGTTTCTTGGAAAAGATAAATCTTACTTCGCAGAAGTAGTGGTAGGACTAAAGACCGATTCTGGGGATCCGGACGGAGTGGTCGAAGTTGATACCCGAGAAACCATCTCTTCTCGTTGGGAATCCGAGTTTCCGATGGAACGATTGGAAGAGGAACTGGGAAACCTCACTCGTCTCACTTCCCAAAAAGCCCCCAAAATTTCTGCTTTAAAAGTCGGCGGAAAACGCCAGTCGGATTTAGTCCGGGAAGGCTCGCCCGTGGAAGAAAAGGAAAGACCCATATCCATTTACAAAGTAGAGGACATCCAAAAGACAAACCAAGGTTTTTCGTTCCGGATCCATGTCAGTTCGGGAACGTACATCCGAAAAATTGTTTTGGATCTATCTGAGAAATGGGGGATCCCTCTTTCTCTCGGACGACTAGTTCGCGAGTCCATTGGGGAATACGATTTGAAAGGGGTAAAACCCTTGGGCGAAATTTCCCACTTTGATTTACGAAATTGGAAAGAGGTATTTCCTCTTCCCATTCGGACTGTAGACGAAGCTGAAAAAAAGGCGGTCATCCACGGCGGGTACATCTGGGACAAACTCCCTAAGGCAGAAGAAAACGGGTTTTATATCCTAGACTCCGACGAAACGACAATCCTTGCTTGGTGTTCTTACGAAGGAAAACCGGAGCATATTCCTTACCGGTACAGAAAAGTATTTTTTGACCCCGGATCAAAAATTATGTTTTCTAAATGA
- the rbfA gene encoding 30S ribosome-binding factor RbfA, whose protein sequence is MNPIRMKKLESEIIRLISSAILEGKVKDPRVFLPSFHRIEISEDLKYAKVYFTALCNNNERKKLTQGLVSCAGFLSSLVGKNLHLHTNPKFSFVWDNNYIKSLDVIRLIDESAPKTLFEELHPSESDEESESDSDTDEDSNSESDSHK, encoded by the coding sequence ATGAATCCCATTCGAATGAAAAAACTCGAATCGGAGATCATTCGCCTTATCTCCTCGGCAATTTTGGAAGGCAAGGTAAAAGACCCTCGGGTCTTTTTACCGAGTTTCCATCGGATTGAGATCAGCGAAGATCTCAAGTATGCGAAAGTATATTTCACTGCTCTTTGTAATAACAACGAACGAAAAAAACTCACACAAGGCCTTGTTTCTTGTGCGGGATTTCTTTCTTCTCTTGTGGGTAAAAACCTCCACCTGCACACAAATCCCAAATTCAGTTTTGTCTGGGATAATAACTATATCAAAAGTTTGGATGTGATTCGTCTGATTGATGAATCGGCCCCTAAAACTTTATTTGAAGAACTACATCCCAGTGAATCCGATGAGGAATCAGAATCCGATAGCGATACAGATGAAGATTCAAATTCGGAATCCGATTCGCATAAATAG